In a single window of the Methanolobus psychrophilus R15 genome:
- a CDS encoding copper amine oxidase domain protein, which produces MDKKKMIQEKNPKRKWIPLVSIVFVASFIFLAGCLDNEPGNADADNGELILGAVIEMSRNTFGTSDLIEFDIRNTGNTNLMFGRTFDIEFYNASNAAWEPVEMDMVVTMDMIILAPGEVFTQGFTPEEVFVDEIEEGQYRIKKIVSVAETDESMELEKTFMIEAGSE; this is translated from the coding sequence ATGGACAAAAAGAAAATGATACAAGAAAAGAACCCAAAGAGAAAATGGATTCCTTTAGTGTCGATTGTATTTGTTGCATCTTTTATATTCCTGGCAGGATGCTTAGACAATGAACCAGGAAATGCGGATGCTGATAATGGCGAGTTGATACTTGGTGCAGTTATAGAAATGTCCCGGAACACTTTTGGTACATCCGATCTCATAGAATTCGATATAAGGAACACAGGTAACACTAACCTCATGTTCGGCCGTACTTTTGACATTGAATTCTACAATGCGAGCAATGCGGCATGGGAACCTGTAGAGATGGACATGGTCGTGACAATGGATATGATCATCCTTGCTCCCGGTGAGGTATTCACCCAGGGATTCACCCCGGAAGAAGTCTTTGTGGATGAAATAGAAGAGGGACAATACAGGATTAAGAAAATCGTATCAGTTGCTGAAACCGATGAAAGTATGGAACTGGAAAAGACTTTCATGATAGAAGCAGGTTCTGAATAA
- a CDS encoding citrate (si)-synthase produces the protein MQDTKKGLEDVLALDTSICSIDGRQGILKYRGIEVEQLGQMPYDAVSYLLIHGKVPDQRELDSYSKKLRSERYINSDILNVLNVCNYGSEALDSLRTAVCCSAHMDTEKDDSSMEANMSKSIRLVAKFPTLVASVHRYKTGQLPIAPDENLSHGANFLYMLKGKVPTELEADAIEKDFILSAEHELNPSTFSLRITASTMADIYSAVITGLCTLKGPLHGGARKGVMNMLDEVSHPENAEKYVLDKLSHRQKVMGFGHRVYKTCDPRAKLFKDIARKLADEQGNSHWYDVAENLEHTMYREFMATKGKPIFPNVDFYSAVVYKYLDIPPELATSVFATGRVSGWVSHYFEQYANNRVIRPRANYI, from the coding sequence ATGCAAGATACGAAAAAAGGACTTGAAGATGTTTTAGCTCTGGATACCAGCATATGTTCTATCGATGGTAGGCAGGGAATTTTGAAATACAGGGGGATCGAAGTTGAACAACTGGGACAGATGCCTTATGATGCAGTATCATACCTTCTGATACACGGAAAGGTTCCTGACCAGCGGGAGCTTGATAGCTATTCCAAAAAGCTCAGGAGTGAGCGATACATCAATAGTGACATACTAAATGTATTAAATGTCTGTAACTATGGTTCAGAAGCCCTGGACTCATTGAGGACGGCTGTCTGCTGCTCTGCCCATATGGATACGGAAAAGGATGACAGCTCAATGGAAGCAAACATGAGCAAATCCATCAGACTGGTGGCAAAGTTCCCGACCCTTGTTGCATCAGTACACCGGTACAAGACCGGACAGCTTCCGATCGCTCCGGATGAGAATCTCTCCCATGGAGCCAATTTCCTATACATGCTAAAGGGAAAAGTGCCTACTGAGCTCGAAGCTGATGCTATTGAAAAGGATTTCATCCTGAGTGCGGAACATGAACTGAACCCATCCACTTTCTCCCTGAGAATTACAGCTTCAACGATGGCAGATATCTATTCCGCAGTGATAACAGGCCTATGTACACTTAAAGGACCTCTTCATGGCGGTGCCCGTAAAGGTGTGATGAATATGCTTGATGAAGTGTCCCATCCGGAAAATGCTGAAAAGTATGTGCTTGATAAGTTATCACACAGGCAAAAAGTGATGGGTTTTGGTCACAGGGTGTATAAAACCTGTGATCCCAGGGCAAAACTGTTCAAGGATATCGCAAGAAAGCTCGCAGATGAACAGGGGAATAGCCACTGGTACGATGTAGCTGAGAACCTGGAGCATACCATGTACCGTGAGTTCATGGCAACCAAAGGGAAACCTATCTTTCCTAATGTGGATTTCTACTCTGCGGTAGTGTATAAGTATCTTGATATCCCGCCTGAACTCGCAACATCCGTGTTTGCAACAGGAAGAGTATCGGGCTGGGTATCCCATTACTTTGAGCAATATGCCAATAACAGGGTGATAAGGCCAAGAGCAAACTATATCTGA